From Daphnia magna isolate NIES linkage group LG2, ASM2063170v1.1, whole genome shotgun sequence:
cggaacgccgtttgaccCACTTTTTAAATTGACAACTCCTGTTCTATGGTTTACCATTTattttggtaattttatagagaCATTGCACAAACATCTAGTGACTATCTACCTTCCAGTAATTAAGGCACCACTCAATTAGAAACCGAACTTGAAGCCAGTCCCTCCCCCCCTTCCCATAAACGAAAAAGTGTGACTCAAATTCTAACTTGGCATTCGATGAAACCGACTgctaaaatcaaaatcaaacgcTTTTACAACGCATTCAAAATACGGGACTAGTTTTTGCTCTAATTACGCAGATTTTTTAACAAAACGGAATCAAAGTGGTTTTAGCGCAATAACTTTGATTTCGAATAACTAAAACAACTATAGTTCTcactcaaaaacaaaattgattttcgtgatcgtcGTTTAATTTTAAGTCGAAATCATTGCAAAGTTTGCTATAATTACttttatgaaaaaaagaattaatgCCAActttaagcccgactttttaagcccgactttttcgCAAAAAGTTGAGATTTCAAATTTGACTTGGAACTCCATGAAACTTAACTAGCTGTGATCAAAATCAAATGCTGATTCTGAATAAAATATTCGTTTTCCCGCCAATCAGAGCTTccgtttttaaataaaatggaGTTAAAGTGATTTGATCGCAAACCACCTTGAATTTGAATTATACTCATAAACTATGAATCTCAAGAGGATTTTGCCTTAATTACTGGAATCTATAAATGTTAATAATCAGGGTCTTTATAAAATTACTGAAGTAAATGGTAAACCAGAGAACAGGAGTTGTCTATAAAAAATATAGTGTACCAAATGGCGTCCGTAACGAATAGATTATAGTTTTATAAACAACCATGAGATATCAATCCAGAAGAACAAAGTATTTACTTATGTATGtacaatttttcaattggtGCAAAGTCGTACtattttcgtttctttaaatttactttgtttgtttgtttgtctatTTTTCAATTATATTGCTGTGTTGTTGTACCTCTGTCGTGGTTGGTCACGGCACTGTGTTgattcttgttgtttttcaatgGTGTACCGGATCGATTTGCCAGATTTCCTTGAGAAGAGACGTTGACAAGTGGACGGGTGAGGCCGTGGTCCAGGAAAAGGGATGGGTCGATTACAACATTGGTAACACACCCAAAATAACAAACTGAAAACCAATCAACCAGCCTCACGTTTCTGTTGCCCACTTTTACAAAGAGCTTTCGCATATAATAGCAATCTGAAAATTGAAATGGGTGGGTGGGTGTTAGGAAGAGGGGGGAAAGAGAGAGGACAAGAATctaagaaaggaagaaaaagcaaaaaaaaaaaagcaatagaaagaaaaaaaaatgcggtTTTCAACTTAGGACCTATTCATCATAGTAACACAATGTACTCCTGgcctctttcttcttctataaGCTCAACTGTGTATGtcaaaataatattaagaTATTGCGTAGCCTATATTTAGATCATGGCATGCGTAAAAGATAGTAGGTCTAGTCTATATAAAGATCTCATCGGTAGATTGCACATTCGGCAAGttgagaaaggaaaaagaagtgTTGGGAACTATTGAGCTTTATGCTTTTAGCTTTCTCTATAAAGAAAAGAACCAAAAATCggaaaaatttgatttttcttttaggcaTGATTTCGTTTTAGGCTATGaaacttttcaaaaagaaatctaTTCAATAATGTTTTTTCCATTCAAATTCAACGTCACGACTTACCGGCAAACTATTACATAAAACGAACTCAATTCTTGAAACGCTATTCACAAGAATGCTGAAGCTGCACCACACGTCAGAATTCAGATGGTCGAATGGAAGATTATGCAAGAAACCGTAGATCCAGAAGAGAATATCCATTCGAAAGGATCGGTAGTTGTATATGACCGAGCGTAAATGACGATTGAAATGCGACCCATTGCGCTGTGTTGTATAGGTTAATAAAATTCTATTAAATATAATCGCGTTGTCAGAAGGACGCTATATCATGTAGACCACAAGGTTGTACATGCGTCTAGGTTAATACGAAAACGTAGAACACATGACGAGAAAGGTGATATGAGATCGTTAGAGGCTAGATCAAAACAACGATGTCCATTGAGTAGTACTCgttttacaacaacaaaaaaagagagagaatgtCACTTGTAACTTTAATGAGTGATTGAGAGAGATATAATTGTACAAACGTCTGGTATCCGTCGCTGGACTTCCTTTTCAGTTTCCCGAATATCTCCAAGTATCAACAGCAGCAGGGCGAATGCCGTTTGAGGGTCCGGAGGACTTCCTGGCGCATCCGTCGTGACGTAGATAGGAGCACCATAGGATGAATTAGAAATTCAGAGTAGACAATGAGAGCGCAAAGGGCGGCAGCTACTGGATTCACCACCGTCCCCTATTGTAGCCCCAGTTGCAAACAGAGCGGGTCTTACTTGCACGCAATCGAACAACAACGTAATAATGGATTTTACCTGAAGACCAAGCAATAGGAGCGCAGGCAGGTACAATAGCAAATGGCTGGCGGTAACGATAAGCGAAGTGGCGGCTGAACGTAAATtagcgccactctgctgttgttGGGTCGATGAGCTCTTCGAATTGCTACTACCAGGCGAATCGTGCTCAAGATGATGGGGCTCTTCGGTCACCTCCTCCTCCGACTGCTGCTCCGCCttatttttcgatttctttcgCCTGCAACATTGTGGCAACAATTTAATATCATCCGGATTCAGAGGATACAAACAGATGGACGATAATGACCCACACCATACCCccattttcttctccttctaaAGCACCCTTTGAAACATAGCCTTGGCGGAAAAACATCTTATCTGTAAAGGCCTCTTTGTTCGACGGATATTGCAGCTTCTAATTTACAATATACGTAAAAGTATATTACCTCCACCACCATTCCAGTCTGTTGGAATTATCAAGGATCTTGTAGCGTACCATTCGCCAACCTCATCAAAAACTTAACTGCACGCATAAACGTGCGCGCGTCTCATGTGAAGGCCATCATTGTGGACGGAAAGCTTTTCGATAGGGGCAAACATGGAGCTTCAGAGCCCCTATTGCTTAACGGCCAATTGATGTTGCTGTCCTATGTATCCCGCTGAAATGAGTAAAAATCGCCTGGATGCCGACGTCCTCGACATAGTTGAGCAATTTGACGTTTTGTTTACCTCGACACGTTTACAGGCGATAACATCAACTGTTAAAGAGCTAAGTTTCTACTGTTGACTTCGAAGAACAAAACTGTTCAATCAAAATGCACAGAAGAGAATTTTAAAGGAGCGGGGAAGCGGGAAGAAATGCTTCGTTAGATTCATTGTCCTTGTCGTGGAATAAAAAAGAGGAATAATCAAAGATGGACGGGGTGCGTCTTTATTTACAAGCAAAAATCCAAAGATGTTTCTCTCGATCTAGCTTCAACATAAGAAGAACTTTTGCGTCGCAGACCCAAAGTCCTGTAGTTGGATACTGTATTCTTATTGATTCGCTGGCAGCAAACAAAAGCGCCCGATGAGAGAAGCTCATTAGAAGTACGGACTGCGAAGAGAACAAGTTTACTAGTAGACGCCTTTATTCATCGTGTTCTCTCGGTTGCCATGGTGTTGGCACAAAAGACGCACCAACAACAAGGGCAAAGTCCCAATTTTAAATGTTAAGAAAGACGGACTTACGACTGCGGGACGCACCAACCAAGGAGATGAACCCGATTGTTAGTCCCGTTGACGTCTTTTCTTGGACCGGTTAGCAAGTCCACTATGCCCACCGACGGCTCAACTCAAAAATGGTTCTATTGTTTGGACGGATGTTGTGGATCCGATTTGACAAATGTTCGATTCATCTGCTCTATTTATTTCTCAAGGAGACATCCAATTTTTTGCTCCTCTCCAGTTTGAACTGCTTTCTTCCGCCAGTCCTCCATTGAATGAACTGCATGCGTACAATACCCTAGCTCCATCCCATCAAGCGTAGCTACTATTCCTTATCCATATTTTGACTAGTCTGATGAttgatatttatttattttttaacttaaATTTCCCTTCACAGCCATGCATGAACATGACGAAACGCAACGGTTCGTGACCCCGTAAGGTTTCGTATACAACTCACGTGTAGGAAATACTACGCAGCAGGCAACTATGTTGTGGTTCAGTTTGGCAATTTAATTTTTGGTTAAGGTTTCCATCCGCTCACTAGATTTGATTCGGATGGATATGGCCGATATGGGACACCGTTGACATAAGCATGTACACAAGCAAGAGTAACCTTATGTATCTACGTAGAAGCGTAGTTGTGGTCATTCTACTGGAATGAGCTTTTGGAAATCCCTAGTGGCTGTGCCAGAATATAAGCCGTGGAAGTCGGTTGATTGTCGTTGCGTAAGATGGCTTTCCCAGTCCGCCAGTCTTCGCAGCAGAATGTTGAATATTTCATGATAAGAAAATGAATACGGGGCAGGTCAGATCCGGCCTGGTTTCAATGACCCATGTCGGCAGGACCAACTTATCCAAGTCTACTACTTTCCTTCGCCTTACATTTTCCTTCTTCTATTTGGATTGCAATGTGTTGGTACCTAACGCTCCCAATCCATTATGTCTATACTGCAATAGATGGGGACAGTCATATAAGCGTCTGCATGTGTAGTATACGTACGGAGGCTCGTAGTCTATGGCCtaaacgcctttttttttcagttgcaTTGCAATGCGTGTTGGTGCTGGTGGAAGAAAGAAGGAATCAAGTTACGAAAAGCTCTTACCCCACAGCGACAAGCAGTACGACGTAGCCGACAACCATCGAAGCGAACGCCGAACAGTAGAGGGAGATGAGAGTGATGCCAAACTCCTGAGGCAAACCGGGCGCGCAAAGAAGCAGTGATGGCTCAAAGCGAGCACCAGCAGCGCTCGTTACACCAGCACCAATAGCCAGGGCCAGAAGCCAGGCCAGCAAGACAAGCCATTGGCTGGTTCTAGGCGTACAAATAGGGTAGCGACCGATCGGCAGAGTGGCTGCTAGAACACGATCAATCTGCAACAACCATGTTTCACAACAGCTATTTAGTTACAtgcacacaaaaagaaaacaatgcaGCCCAAGATTATAGttgaaaagaaaggggggaaggaaCCGGACTAGAGTCGTCCAATCGTATGGTGACTTATAAGTACGAATAAGATCATCGCAGCAGTTATGACCTGCAGTAGCCAACATTTATCGTGAGTTGCCTTGGCAATCGTGATCAAATTGATGCTAGCGCCAGTCGGGGAAAGTTACCCAAGCAAATGTCTCGCTTGTGTTTCTTACTACGCAATTCTTACATTTCCGTTTGTAAATGCTGTTATaagcttttctttcttttgtacGCTGTTGGCAATCCGAAATTTAaatccaaaaaacaaaacaaactaaaacAAACAGGTTCCCGTGCCGACTTCTTAAAGCGtctcgaaaagaaaagaaaaatggtcagctctttctttttagtttCTCTGTTTCGTTCGTCTTGGATCGAATcgatttttttacttcttgtACATTTGCCGTCTAAAAATGTGATGATATTGTCAGTGACGAAGAGAAAGCTAGCTTCGGAATCAGTCATGTCTTTGCGTCGTTTTCCCTAGGCCATCCCTGAAAGGCGCacccaaaacaaacaaacaaggacGACAAGTTGGAATCCTGTTCTTTTAACATAGAAAAACACGACGATCCTGAAAATAGAATCAGAGCTCATCTAAGTAAAAAGAACGTAGCccttaaaaaaggaaacggcGCGAGTAGATCGTCTCTAGTAGAGTGACTATTTGAAGTTAGAACCGCACAGAAAAgccaccaacaacaacaaagtaaGTGCATGCAGCATATTTGGCACACTACTACGGCATACGTAACGAGGGACCGAAAATGTTCCCTTGACGCATACCACGGCATTTCAAGAGACCgcaaaaaagaataacaatcGGAGTTGACAAAGCCAAGCAATTGCCAAGACCGTAATATATTTCATCACGcgttttttaaagcaaaaaaaaaaatgagtggTCTGATAAGAGCGACCAAATGTATGCCACTTGAACGAAGTTCTCAACGTTATGCGGATTCGTCCAAGTGTGCGCCATGTCTATTCGCTTGAGTGGTCAGAAGCTCCTTGGTTCGAATTGTGCGTGTCGATGGAAAAACCTATGCTGAAAATACAGTATTCACTCcctggtttttcttttttttttttttccgggaataaaaaaagattgagACAAGAACCAATCGCTACGCTCCCTTTCAATGTCGAGTGATAGTCCCGAAAGAAGACTGACACCAAATCGAACACTAAGAATATATATACGtgcatcttttatttttttttctcggtaGAAAAAGAGCCTGTGATATTGGCAAGCCTTCGGGAAGAttaaacataaaaagaaaccCGAAATATTTGATAAAGGATGACAGTAACCCTGGAGCTGATATCCTATCGGCGTGCACATGAGAAAACGGCAAAAATAATTTACTGGAAAACGCGAATCGAACACAAATGATCACACGAACATCACCGAGCAACGGAGCGTATCCCAGTGAAAACTCTCATATGTCTAACTTGCTGGTTTTGTGGTATCGTCTGCAACATTTTTGATCAAAAAATTGTTCTTTCCCCTGAAAATTGTGGCCCAAAAGTCGTCGACGTCGCCGTTCGATACGCTTTCATGTTGTCTTTTAAACCCGATTTTTGTCGTAAGTTAAATCgatatttttacttatatgcAGACCTCACGATGTGTAGAGGTTGGGTGAAAGAAGTGTGTCTGGCGGTCAATAACTGGAgagggtgttttttttttctggtacagtggaaaaaaaagataagataaaaaGAGATTGACTGAGGAGTAATCTGGGATGAGCGATATGGAAGAATAGCTTTTTACGATATATAAGAAAGTACCCAAGCACtacccctttcttttttcaagcCATGATACGCCATGATATAACATTGAGGAGAAACTTCGTACAAAGGGATTGTTCATTAATTCATTAGTTCATGTCCTCGTCTTTCCATACAAACATACTTAGCCGCTGTTCAATTGTTAAAGTAGCTATCTAGAATACGAAGGCAAACTATCGGAGttgtaaaattaaaatgttcttTATCTCGACGTAGGCCATTCGTGACTGGTAACTCACAGGAAACGGCCTACAAATTTGTAAAACAgctctccttaaaaaaaaacgggccTCGTCATATGGTTAGGAGAGCTCTTTGGCAATCAATCAAACGGGAAGGAATCTATGGGATCACACGCCATCAATACCGGCGTAATGGTAACATAGTCGAATAAGTGGAGAATGAATCGATGCGAGCGAAAAGGGAGGTAGAAGCCGGCAAAGATTGAAGGAAGCCAGcggaagaagcaaaaaaagaggagaaaggaaatagaaagaaaaggagagtGAATCGGAGGTATAATAGACACTCTTGGTTAGCAGCAGTGATGTATTGACAATAATCAGTCTGTCGCATTCTCCGAGTCTATAGTGTGTACGGTGTTAGGTATAAACTATGTTTAACAAAGATATTTTACCTTGAGCATGAGGAACATAAAGACGTGCTGTAGCCAGAGAGAGACATTAACGACGCTGGATAGGTGGCAAAGATTTGGCCCTCCTTCCCAACGGCCGCGGAATGAGGTGACCAGTGGAGCGGGCAGGATCAATGAAGCGCCGATCAGGTCGGCCATGCACAAATGCTGGATGAGAATGAAGTGAGTGGAACGCAATTTGATACAGTTGTGCCGGATATTATTGATGACGCACGCGTTGGCTCCGATCGACATCACGACCAACAAGGACAACAGAACAGCCTGGAACGGACCGTTCAGTATGGAAACGGGAGGGGCGAATTCGTCACCATTAACGCCTATCATCACTTCCACCGACTCCAGGAGCTCGTCAAGCGACGAACGGTTCATGTCGGAACCGTGAACCACTTGGCCAACCATTTCAATGTTCAACGGTAAACTTTGCCGATCTTCTTCTtgctccatttttgttttgttttgttcgttcttgttttatttcttccgCTTCTGATTATATCTTATCCGTCCCGAGACAGAAAGAGATGaccaaaaaaaggggaagacTATAATATACGGTATAGTGAAACTTGTAGCCGCAATGCGCAAAATGCAGCAACTACATCGAACAAGAGCAGACGATCCAGCAGCAGTGTGTTGTCGTCTTTGCCGCCACCACCTATAACAATTGCGAAAGGCAAAACAAATACACACAATTGCATAACAAAACACACGACCcattgcaaaaaagaaaaaaaaaagggactcaCACCCTTTGTCTTCCTAGGAAGAAAGACGAAGGATAGTGAAACACGATCGGAATGTCAAAACAAATCAGCGTCAAAGGAATGGGCGTTTACCAACGAAGTGTTTGTTTATTACCAGTGTGATAGACACATGCCAGCTGGTATGGGAGGTGTGAAGTGCATAACGAATAAGGAGACCTTGAAACTCTGGCAGCTATTCAAACTGTTACTGGCCAAATACTCACCATCGTCTCCCAACGAGACGATATCAACTGATTATCGATCGGAAAGCTCGTGTACGAGTAGCTGCAACAATAGAAGCGTTGGTAGGATACGAAGTGTTGTCGAGCAGCATTGGCGGCGGAAGCAGCGCCTCAGCAGCTGGCCCTTGTGGGTTGATGGCGGCGGCCATGGTTCACCAAGAAGACGGTTGCTTTCTACACGACTTCCCCACCGCCCCAATCGACATTTTCCTCATTTATCAAGCAGTACAACAGCTTTTTTTACACACACCCCTTGTTGTCTGATTCACCTTGTTCAATTACGATTTCCCCTTTTTCGGTTGTCACATCCAGACGGTGCGTACTGCAGATTGATTCAAGTGATGATTcacaaacaacaacacaacaaCAGATCACGCTGTTGAGAAACCGTTCCTCCCTTTTTGTCACTTTTGCTTTTGTATGAAAACTGGCGGACGAGTCGGGTGATCAAGTGGATGACTCGTACGGAAGAACGTCGACGAATGGTGATGTCATATAAAACCTTAGGCCACTGCGAGAAAGAAAAGTGATCTGCTCTGAAGTAAAGCAACTCAGCGATGATGAAGTAGGCACAAAGTAACGCAAACCTTGCCAATGTCACGACCACCTAGGCGGGAGAGAGAGGGGCAGACGGGACATAGATTGGAAACGAACGCTCACGTTCGTAGTACGCAagtcttcctttttttcttctccccttTCAGAATGGCTCTAATGGCGACGTAACGTCATGACGCAGGCGCGCCGTTCGGCTTCCTTCCTAAACTCAGAACACTCACGATAACATACAGAGATACTTCGTCCATTGATTTTTCTTACCGCACATGTACAGTACGTATAGCTTatgcaaaatggaaaacaaagcGGATAAAGAATCGCTAGGccattctctctctctttctctgctTAGGGCTTTATGATGACACACTTTTATGCCACTGGGCGAATGTTTCTAAGCCTGTGTCTACCTATACATACGAACTAGGGCATCTTTAATCGACAAGCACTCTTCCCTTTTCCAGTTATGTCAATTAGGAAATACATACCTTGTACGTGCCTTGTTTCCATTTCCAATCAGATATTGGACGGTAATTGTTCTACCGTTTCTACCaccatgtaaacagaacccTGGTTACCCTATCAAGGGTTGTATTTCGGCCAATACGTACAACTGTCGATTATCGGCTGTCAATCAGATAATCGACGGAAATAACGAGCAGCTTGCGTTTCGATACATCGCAATCTGTGACAG
This genomic window contains:
- the LOC116916430 gene encoding tyramine/octopamine receptor, yielding MEQEEDRQSLPLNIEMVGQVVHGSDMNRSSLDELLESVEVMIGVNGDEFAPPVSILNGPFQAVLLSLLVVMSIGANACVINNIRHNCIKLRSTHFILIQHLCMADLIGASLILPAPLVTSFRGRWEGGPNLCHLSSVVNVSLWLQHVFMFLMLKIDRVLAATLPIGRYPICTPRTSQWLVLLAWLLALAIGAGVTSAAGARFEPSLLLCAPGLPQEFGITLISLYCSAFASMVVGYVVLLVAVGRKKSKNKAEQQSEEEVTEEPHHLEHDSPGSSNSKSSSTQQQQSGANLRSAATSLIVTASHLLLYLPALLLLGLQGTVVNPVAAALCALIVYSEFLIHPMVLLSTSRRMRQEVLRTLKRHSPCCC